Proteins encoded together in one Dermacentor variabilis isolate Ectoservices chromosome 2, ASM5094787v1, whole genome shotgun sequence window:
- the LOC142570429 gene encoding uncharacterized protein LOC142570429 yields the protein MAICQTRTDQQPDQAWKTAPSACVHESEYTGDIKRIINDGFDVMPVSGTAPPVLDLTPNSIVFPGLPRPFGQSHCFIGGTVCAFVTPYLTKNKANAEIELQAPCFLCDYIIDDLETIKDAQFLQYPQPGGFSVNVRNKNRTRADETDDDDCCGALLNARNTECCGNAQTQGLSPPTGLAGDSCRLVVTTCAILSATDFPTAVAILA from the coding sequence ATGGCCATTTGCCAGACACGTACAGATCAGCAGCCGGACCAGGCGTGGAAGACAGCCCCGTCTGCATGCGTACACGAGAGCGAATACACCGGCGACATCAAGCGTATCATCAACGACGGCTTCGATGTGATGCCCGTGTCTGGCACAGCGCCACCCGTCTTGGACTTGACGCCGAATTCCATTGTTTTTCCTGGGCTACCGCGTCCATTCGGGCAAAGCCACTGCTTCATCGGCGGTACTGTCTGCGCGTTCGTCACCCCCTATTTGACCAAGAACAAGGCCAACGCCGAGATCGAGCTGCAAGCTCCATGTTTTCTCTGCGATTACATCATCGATGATCTCGAAACGATCAAAGACGCGCAATTCCTGCAGTATCCGCAGCCGGGAGGTTTCAGCGTCAATGTTCGAAATAAAAACAGGACCCGTGCGGATGAAACGGACGACGACGATTGCTGCGGCGCACTGCTCAACGCGAGGAACACCGAGTGCTGCGGCAACGCACAGACGCAAGGCCTGTCGCCACCAACAGGCCTTGCTGGCGACAGCTGCAGGCTTGTGGTCACAACATGCGCGATTCTTTCCGCGACCGACTTCCCCACGGCAGTAGCCATCTTGGCGTAA
- the LOC142572634 gene encoding uncharacterized protein LOC142572634 → MAVFQGRKDQQQLHGQPGRAIKGASSAFIHESGGAGAMKRSGVSNGCVNAIPAASPGAAVPCSDATLRSVCFYGLTYAFAPGRFFVDEPTYLTESQHKTKLELQAASTLCDHDIDVIQKTKHARFAQYPKPSGSYVHFQEIKRSATCEANAVVGNDDDDDDDDDAATRALRQRPAGPDRRRA, encoded by the coding sequence ATGGCCGTTTTCCAGGGACGCAAAGATCAGCAGCAACTTCACGGCCAACCGGGCCGTGCGATTAAAGGCGCCTCGTCTGCATTCATCCACGAAAGTGGAGGCGCAGGTGCCATGAAGCGTTCCGGCGTCAGCAACGGCTGCGTCAACGCAATTCCCGCGGCGTCGCCTGGCGCGGCGGTGCCTTGCTCAGACGCGACGCTGCGTTCAGTCTGTTTTTATGGACTAACGTATGCATTCGCCCCGGGGCGCTTTTTCGTTGACGAACCTACCTACTTGACAGAGAGCCAGCACAAGACCAAGCTCGAGTTGCAAGCTGCCTCCACTCTCTGCGATCACGACATCGATGTTATCCAGAAGACCAAACACGCTCGATTCGCGCAGTACCCGAAGCCAAGTGGTAGCTACGTGCACTTCCAAGAGATAAAGAGGAGCGCCACGTGTGAAGCGAACGCCGTCGtcggcaacgacgacgacgatgacgatgacgatgatgcgGCTACGAGAGCGCTGCGGCAACGCCCAGCTGGACCCGACCGCCGCCGAGCATGA
- the LOC142570962 gene encoding uncharacterized protein LOC142570962: MAVCQRRKVRQPLRNQPDQAEKNTPSAYIHGSLDTGDMKHADISDDVFNMIPMTSPGKAPPFSDVTPLFVCLPGIPRAFDRGRPFVYKPIFVTESLANAKLELQAASTLCDHDIDVVHKIKHTRFARSSGSNDYFHEINSSAMGEPNAGVNDNDDDDAALHSRNTESCRTAQLDPEGREGVHYEPLVTAHGTVTINSSPTRVFITVVRAVRAVVTTH, encoded by the coding sequence ATGGCCGTTTGCCAGCGACGCAAAGTTCGACAGCCGCTTCGCAACCAACCGGACCAGGCGGAGAAGAACACCCCGTCTGCGTACATCCACGGCAGTTTAGACACGGGCGACATGAAGCATGCCGACATCAGCGACGACGTCTTCAACATGATCCCGATGACGTCGCCTGGCAAAGCACCGCCTTTTTCAGACGTGACAccactttttgtttgtttacctGGAATACCGCGTGCGTTCGACCGAGGCCGCCCCTTTGTTTACAAACCTATCTTTGTGACGGAAAGCCTCGCCAATGCAAAGCTCGAGTTGCAAGCTGCCTCCACCCTCTGCGATCACGACATCGATGTTGTCCACAAGATCAAACATACTCGATTCGCGCGGTCAAGCGGTAGCAACGATTACTTCCACGAAATAAACAGCAGCGCCATGGGTGAGCCAAACGCCGGAgtcaacgacaacgacgacgatgacgcaGCGCTGCACTCGAGAAACACCGAAAGCTGCCGCACCGCCCAACTGGATCCGGAGGGGCGCGAGGGCGTTCACTACGAACCGTTAGTAACGGCACACGGGACGGTGACCATCAACAGCTCTCCCACACGCGTTTTCATCACGGTGGTACGTGCTGTGCGGGCGGTGGTCACTACGCACTGA